The window TGATCATAGACCTGACGCCGATAAGCCAGATTCGACCCGTTGCAGCTTCCCGGAATTCCGGCACCGGCTGCGCCTGCCGCGAGAAAGTTCTGTACGAAGAAGTCCAGCCACTGGACCTTCTGCCAAAACGGCACGTACGGTGTGGGCAGATCGAAAACGGTCAGTCCGGCAACAACTCCGACGCCTTCCGTCATGTGCGAGACAGTTGTCCGCAACCACCCCGCTTGGAATTCGCAGTCCGCGTCAGTCGTCACCACGATTTCGCCCGTTGATGCGGCGATCCCGGCTGCCAGCGCTTGTTTCTTCGGAGAGGCGGGATTGAGCGCTTGGATGGTCACGACCTTGAGCCGAGTTTCCCGTTGCTGCAACAGTCTGAGGATCTCCGGTGTCGAATCGGTGCTGCGGTCGTCAACCACGATGATTTCCCAGCGGCCCGGGTAGTCCTGGCACCGCAAGGAGTCCAGTGTCCGCTCGAGGACGTCCGCCTCGTTTCGCGCGGGCAGCACGACGCTCACCTCCGGCCAATTTGTGGGGGCCATACAACGGTTTCCGCCGAGCGCGGTCAGTCCGCGCCTGAATCCGGCGAGGACAATGGTATAAGCGATCACCGCGATCGCGAGCATCAACGTGAATGCCGCCGCAGAACTCATTCGGTTCGAGCGTCTCTTCTACGAAAGTCCGGAACTCGCAGACTTGACAAGTACGGGATGCCAACCAGACTTGGGAGCAATACATTCACGGTGAATAACAGGAGAGATGCTCCCACGGCTTGCGCCGGCTCCACCCCGAATCCGCGCAGAATTACCACCGCCGACCATTCGGCAATTCCCAGGCTCCCAATCGTGAACGGCAGCAGACCCTTCAGGAAAAACGTCAGCAGTACGGCAAGCATGCCGCCCATCCACGGCACCGGCGCGCCCATACCGTGCAACAACAATACAAATTGAAGCAGGGCAGCCGAGAGCGCACCGACGGCCAATATCATCAACAGCACACCGCTGAGCGGAGAGACAGAGCCGAAGACATTAATTCCCTTGAACAACTGCTCCCTCCGCGGCAGCCAATTCGCGATCCAGCGGAATGGCCTTACCAGCACCGAAGGTCGGAATCCGAGCAACACGATAGCACACCCCAGTGCGGCGCCGACCGTGGCAACGCCGCCGTTCAACCCCGGAACCATGCTATTCCAACCCAGTAGGGGCAGCGATGACAGAGCAATCAAACCCACGCCATTGATCGTGAAGCCCGCGTAGGCCCGATCCAGAAAGCTGATGCCAAATGCTTCCGCCATGGAGCACCCATGCAGCGCCAGGGCCCTGCCATATTGCCCAAGTCTGCCGGGCGTCACCAGGCCGAGCGTGAATCCCACCCAGTAGCCTCGCTTCAGGTCGCCGGGCATGATCGCCGCGCCGCTTTGCTTCGCGATGTGCGACCAGCGTGCGAACTGCAGCAAGTGCACCGGCAAACACAGCAGCAGGACGAGTCCCAGCGTACCGGCCTGCAGCGAGCCCAAAATGTCCCAAACTGCCCGCCACTTGACTTGCCAGAACAGCGAGCCAAGCACGGCGAAGGTGATCAAAACCCTAACCAGAGTTTTCAAGACGCGGCGGCGAGTCCCGGAATCGCTCTCCCCGTCGCGTGAAACCGCTCGCACATCCCGGCGTGGCACATCCAGCCCGGATCCTGCCGTAGAACCGTTCACCGACCGCTGCCCTTGAAATGCTGCCTGCCGTGCCATTCAAATCGCGGCAGCAACATCAGAAGCGGTTTCACCGCGAGATAGACCGGAAGCAGCAGCGACCCGATCGCTAATTCGAACTTGCTCACGTCGTCACCCAACCGGCGAGCCACAGCCGCGGCGCAACTGACTTCGATCAGCAGCTTCAGAGCGACAGCCGGAATCAGCAACAACAGGACTTCAGCGCGCAGGCAGGCCAACAGGCCGAGCACGACCATCGCGGCATTCGTGGCAATCGTCCACGCGTACAATGCGCGCCATTGCAGTGGATAGTACCGGGTGGTGGATTGGTGGCGCACGGCCGCGGCGAGCTCGCGGCGGATCGTCACCGGGCGCAGGTCCCTGACGAGCGCGGACGCCGTCGCGACGAAGCCGACTTTCCAGCCGCGGGCATGAACCGCCTGAGCAACCAAATCGTCGTCTCCCGAAGGCAACGTCGCGTACGGGAACTCCGCCAGACTATCCCATGCACTCCGCCGGTACGCAATCGCATTTCCGCAGGCCGATGCGACGGATCCAAATCCCGTCGCGGAGATCATGCTCAGGTTCACCAATAGCCGCTCGATCCAGTACGCGCGGTGTAAGAGACCCGCGGTTCGCGGAGGCAGGGCCGGCCCCAGCGCGACTCCGGTCTTCTCGTCAAATCGCTCCGTGAATGATCGGATCCAGAGCTTGGGAACGACACAATCTGCATCGGTGAGGATCAGGATCTCTCCACGAACTCCTTCGACCGCATGCGCCAGCGCCCGTTTCTTCGGCCCCCAGGATTCGGGCTGGTCCGGCGCGGAGAGCACTTTCAGCCGTCCGTCCGCTAACAGAGCGATTCCCCGCGCAAGTTCGAGCGTGCCATCTGTTGAATGATCGTCAACAAAGATGATTTCGCAGGAATCGCTCGGATAGTCGCAAGCCAGAATTGACTTCAGGCACGGTTCGACGAATTCAGCCTCATTGCGACCCACGACGACCACCGAGACGCTCGGCGTTCCCGAGACCAGACATTCCTTCCGCCTCAGCCAACGCAACGCACCCGCCGCCCAGATCGCGGAGGGCAAGCTGAGAATGAGCGGAATGGCGAACAGATGTCCGGGCATTGGTGCGAGTCAGAGGCTCAGTTTTGCAGCTAATTTTCCGATTTCCAATAGTCCAAGCAATATAGCCAATGACACGCGGAAAAGCAAGTCATTGCACAGTTTAGCCGACCGGAGACGGCCTCCGGATGGCATCGCAACTGTTTAATAAGGTTATGCTTAAACAAGGGCTGGATTCGACTCGCGGAGTTGCTATTTAGCCGGAAAATGCGTAGATTTGGCATTCGTCGCATTCTGGCGTATATTGTCCCTGCGAGTGCTATACAGACCCGGCGCATGACGAAAGAGCGGCTCAGCCCAACACAGGAAGCCGATTGGTTGCGCGCCGCGATCGCGCGCCATGATCATTTGTATTATGTGCAGGCGCGGCCGGAGATTTCCGATTCGGAATATGACGATCTGTTTCGCCGCCTTCGGACTCTCGAAGCCGAGCATCCCGAATTAGCTGATCCTTCCAGTCCGACTCAGCGGATTGGCGACGCACTGACCGCGGGGTTCGCGACTGTGCGGCATCCGTTCCCGCTGATTTCCCTCGACAATTCGTATGACGAGGCCGATATCCGGGCTTTTCACAAGCGCGTGGCCGATGGGCTCGAGGGACGATCGGTAAGCTACATCTGCGAACTCAAATTCGACGGCGTCGCGGTGATTCTCAAGTACGTGGGCGGTCGGTTTGTTCAGGGGGCGACACGCGGCGATGGCGAGCAGGGTGACGACGTTACGCTCAATCTGAGAACCATTCGTACCTTGCCGTTGCGCGTCGTGCCTGCGAGAACAGCGGCGATTGATCCGATTTTCTACGTTCGCGGCGAAGTTTATCTGAATAAGCACGACTTTTCCCGCTATAATGCGGAGCGCGACGCGGTCGGGGAGAAGCCGTTTGCCAACCCGCGCAATTTTGCGGCCGGATCATTGAAGATTCTCGATCCGCGAGTGGTTGCCCAGCGTCCGCTAAGCATCGTCTGCTATGGCTACGACAATCAGCAGCCGGCTGTTGATGACACGCATTGGCGTTCGATGCAGCGGCTGGGTTCGCTCGGCTTTCCGGTGAGCGAACACGTCTGCCGCGTTGACTCCATCGACGCGGTCATCTCATACTGGCGGGACTGGCAGGAACGTCGCGATGAATTGCCCTTCGAAATAGATGGCGTGGTCGTGAAGGTTGACCGCTACGTCGATCAGCGGACCCTGGGCTCCACCGCGCGCGCGCCGCGCTGGGCCATCGCCTACAAGTTTGCGGCCCGGCGGGCGCAGACTCGCTTAATCGAGATTTCGTTGCAGGTCGGTCGAACCGGCGTACTTACACCGGTGGCTGAGCTCGACCCGGTTCCGCTGGGCGGCGTCACAATCCGGCGCGCCACGCTGCACAATTTCGAGGAGATTCAGCGGCTGGACGTTCGCATTGGCGATGTGGTCACGTTGGAGCGCGGCGGCGACGTCATTCCCAAGATCACCGGAGTGGAGCTTTCCGAGCGCAAGCCGCAGGCCCAACCGTATCGGATTCCTGAGAGTTGTCCATCCTGCGGCGCACGGCTCGTCCGTGACGAAGGGATGGTCGGAGTACGCTGCCCGAATCCGTCCGATCCTGAAATCGTGAAGCGCCGCATTGAGCACTTTGCATCGCGCGGGGCGATGGACATCGCGGGCCTGGGCTCAGAAACCGTCAACGTGCTGGTCGATCGTGGACTGGTGGCCGATCTTGGGGATCTCTACGGTCTCAAGCCTGAATCCTTGCTGGAACTGGAGGGATTCGCCGAGAAGTCCGCCGTGGCCTTGGTCGCCGGGATCGACAGGTCTCGCGATCGGTCATTGCCACGATTAGTCTTCGGGCTGGGCATTCGGTTCGTCGGCGAAGAAACGGCGCGAATGCTGGCGACTCGGCTCGGCTCGCTCGATCGGATCGCGGCGGCGACTGAAGCTGAACTGACGGAGATTCCCGAAGTCGGTCCGCGGGTGGCGCAGGCGATTCGCGAGTACTTCGACAGCGCAACGTCGCGAGCGGTGTTGCGCAAACTCCACCAAGCCGGTGTGGCCGGCAAGTCAGCGGACGCCGTGGCGGTGAGTGATCATCTCGCCGGAAAGAGCTTTGTATTAACGGGCGGCTTGTCCACGATGACCCGCGAAGCGGCTGAGGCCGCCGTCATCGCTGCAGGCGGCAAGACTTCGTCCTCCGTCTCCAAAAAGACGAGTTACGTGGTGGCGGGGGAGAGTCCCGGATCAAAGCTTGCCAAAGCGCGCGAGCTCGGCGTCACGGTCTTAAGCGAGGCGGAATTCGTGGCCTTGCTCTCCGGTGAATAGCCGGGCTCTACCGTCGGGAACACCGGCTGTCTGTACATCAATCAGAGAACATAGTAACCATAACAAACGACGGGTGACATGGCGACTACGGCTGACATTCGAAAAGGGCTGACGATAAGCATGGAAGGGCAGCTCTTCCAGGTAGCTGACTTCCAGCATGTGAAACCGGGCAAGGGTGGCGCGTTCGTCCGGATGTCCCTGCGCAATCTCAAGACTGGCAGGGTCATCGACCGCACACTGAACTCCGGAGCGACCCTCGATGTCGTTCGGATCGATGCGCGGGACATGCAATTCCTTTACAAAGAGAGTGAAGACTACCACTTCATGGATCAGGAGTCTTACGAACAGATTACGCTCAGCAAGGAGATGATCGGCGACAGCGCGAAGTGGATGAAAGAGGGGATCGTTTGCCGGGTCAGTTTCCTCGAGGAAAGCCCGCTGAGCATGGAAGTGCCTAATTTTCTCGAGGTCGAGGTGATTCAGACGGCGCCCGGCGCTAAGGGCGACACGGTGGCGGGATCGGGGAAGCCGGCGGTCGTGGACACCGGCACGACGGTGATGGTGCCGTTCTTCATCGATCAGGGCGATCTCATCCGCGTGGACACGCGCACGTCGGAGTATCTCGATCGGATCAAGCGTGGATAACCACTCATCATAAACTGAGGCGTCCGGCACGTGGAAAACTTCCGGGGAACACTCGCTCTGGTTTGCGCGGCCGTCGCGGCGGTCTTGCTGCTGGTCGCGCTCTGGCAGACCGCGTCTCGGCGAAAATCCGCCGGCAGCCTGAACTGGCTCTATGCGGCGCTGTTCGCGCTGGTCAGTCTCGTCTTGTGGCGACGTGGTGTGGAACCGGGTTCGGAAGGAACGACTCATCAACCGCTAACTGAGAATCCGGCCGCTTCCGTCCCGGGCACATCTCAATCGCAACTGGATTCAATTCAGCGCGGCCAGGCCGGGTCTGCCCTGCCGAACCCTGTTTCCGGAATGTCCCCGAACGGCCAGCGCCAGATTGACGCTCCGCCGCACGAGCGATCCCTCACGCCACCCGATCGCTCGCGCGGGAACGTCAGTTCAGCGGCATCCGACGACTTGCCGCCGCGCAAATTGGCCACAGCGGAGTCCAAGCCATCGAAACGCCCGTCCGCCGGGCGGGACGTCGATGCGCCTCCAGTCGAAGATCGCATAGAATCGGTGATCGTTTCCGCGTTTGAGTTTGTCGAAGGATTCTTCGACCGCTACGGCTGGACGGCGTCGGAATCCGCGCCAGCACAGGCTGCGCGCCCGGTTCGCGCTCGTAAGGCACCAGGCGGCGAAGAGCCGCTTGTGTTTCCGGCAGTGGTATTCTATGAAGGATCAGCGGAGTTAACCGGGGACAGCCAATCGGCGCTAAAACTGCTCGCCAACGAGCTTGCAGCGCGCCCTGAGCTCGGTATCTTGGAGATTCAGGCGCGGATTGACAGTGTTGGCCCGGAAGCATTCAATTACATCCTGACTCAGGCACGGGCGGCGGTCGTCCGGGACTTCCTCGTCGATGAGGGCGTCCCGTCGGGCCGGCTGGTCGCGCGCGGACTCGGCTCCGACGCGGAAGCGTGCGACAAGGATAGTTCGCCGATTGAGTTTGTGGTCAGGCGATAAGCAAGGAGGACATTATGGCGACGTCCCGACCGAAATCGGAACGAGGCCGCGTTGATCTTGTCGAGATTCAGAAGCTGATTGAGCTCATCGAGAATAGTCCGATCACAGAGTTTGAACTCGAAGAGCACGATTTGAAGATCCGCATATCTAAGAATGGCGCGTCTCACGGCCACGTTCAACTCGTGCAATCTCCGCTGCCGCACACCGTGGCAGGTGCGATGCCCGCGCTGCCGTCAGCTCCGGGGGAAGTGCTCGCGGCCGGGCCTCGCTCATCGAGCGTTATTGAGTTCAAATCGCCCATGGTCGGCACGTATTATCGCGCGCCGTCTCCGGACGCGGATCCCTATGTCCGGGTCGGCGACGTCGTCGAACCGGGACGCGTGCTCTGCATCATCGAAGCCATGAAATTGATGAACGAGATCGAGTGCGAAGTTCGCGGCAAGATCGTGGAGATTCTCGTCGAAAACGCGCAGCCTGTCGAGTTCGGCCAGGTAATCTTCCGCATCGATAGCTCGGCGGTTTGATGTTCAAGAAAGTCCTGATCGCCAATCGCGGTGAGATTGCGCTGCGCGTCATCCGCGCCTGCCGCGAGCTTGGCCTCAAATCCGTCGCGGTGTTTTCGACGGCCGATCGCGATTCGCTGCATGTCCGTTTCGCCGACGAGTCTGTTTGCATCGGGCCGCCCCAGTCGAGCGAGAGCTATTTATCCGCGCGCGCCCTCATCTCCGCGGCCGAAGTCACCGGCGCCGATGCAATTCATCCGGGCTACGGCTTCCTCGCCGAGAATGCCGATTTCGCGCAGATCTGCCTCGATCACAACATCCTGTGGATTGGCCCCGCCCCGGCGGTCATCGAAAAGATGGGACACAAATCCGAGGCCAAGAAGACGATGCAGGCCGCCGGTTGTCCGGTCATTCCCGGCAGTGACGGCCCCGTCGCCACCGCCGAGGACGCCATGGGGCTGGCCGCCGACATCGGCTTTCCGGTCATGATCAAG is drawn from candidate division KSB1 bacterium and contains these coding sequences:
- a CDS encoding flippase-like domain-containing protein; this encodes MKTLVRVLITFAVLGSLFWQVKWRAVWDILGSLQAGTLGLVLLLCLPVHLLQFARWSHIAKQSGAAIMPGDLKRGYWVGFTLGLVTPGRLGQYGRALALHGCSMAEAFGISFLDRAYAGFTINGVGLIALSSLPLLGWNSMVPGLNGGVATVGAALGCAIVLLGFRPSVLVRPFRWIANWLPRREQLFKGINVFGSVSPLSGVLLMILAVGALSAALLQFVLLLHGMGAPVPWMGGMLAVLLTFFLKGLLPFTIGSLGIAEWSAVVILRGFGVEPAQAVGASLLLFTVNVLLPSLVGIPYLSSLRVPDFRRRDARTE
- a CDS encoding glycosyltransferase; translation: MSSAAAFTLMLAIAVIAYTIVLAGFRRGLTALGGNRCMAPTNWPEVSVVLPARNEADVLERTLDSLRCQDYPGRWEIIVVDDRSTDSTPEILRLLQQRETRLKVVTIQALNPASPKKQALAAGIAASTGEIVVTTDADCEFQAGWLRTTVSHMTEGVGVVAGLTVFDLPTPYVPFWQKVQWLDFFVQNFLAAGAAGAGIPGSCNGSNLAYRRQVYDQISGFGETAKQVSGDDVLFAQRVAIQTTWKMVFCSHPESVVRSLPVETIREMLHQRLRWASKGLAYRGSMMWFLFSVYAFYLMLAAAIPLMIFRPDLAPWLGAILLWRFVWDYVTVRQAALIFGQQQLLPYFLPYNMLQTICTPMFGIAGLLVPYRWKGDWYRTSRLPRSVRRRLLQVRRIVRPKRYAAPRPS
- a CDS encoding glycosyltransferase; amino-acid sequence: MPGHLFAIPLILSLPSAIWAAGALRWLRRKECLVSGTPSVSVVVVGRNEAEFVEPCLKSILACDYPSDSCEIIFVDDHSTDGTLELARGIALLADGRLKVLSAPDQPESWGPKKRALAHAVEGVRGEILILTDADCVVPKLWIRSFTERFDEKTGVALGPALPPRTAGLLHRAYWIERLLVNLSMISATGFGSVASACGNAIAYRRSAWDSLAEFPYATLPSGDDDLVAQAVHARGWKVGFVATASALVRDLRPVTIRRELAAAVRHQSTTRYYPLQWRALYAWTIATNAAMVVLGLLACLRAEVLLLLIPAVALKLLIEVSCAAAVARRLGDDVSKFELAIGSLLLPVYLAVKPLLMLLPRFEWHGRQHFKGSGR
- the accB gene encoding acetyl-CoA carboxylase biotin carboxyl carrier protein, whose translation is MATSRPKSERGRVDLVEIQKLIELIENSPITEFELEEHDLKIRISKNGASHGHVQLVQSPLPHTVAGAMPALPSAPGEVLAAGPRSSSVIEFKSPMVGTYYRAPSPDADPYVRVGDVVEPGRVLCIIEAMKLMNEIECEVRGKIVEILVENAQPVEFGQVIFRIDSSAV
- a CDS encoding OmpA family protein, giving the protein MENFRGTLALVCAAVAAVLLLVALWQTASRRKSAGSLNWLYAALFALVSLVLWRRGVEPGSEGTTHQPLTENPAASVPGTSQSQLDSIQRGQAGSALPNPVSGMSPNGQRQIDAPPHERSLTPPDRSRGNVSSAASDDLPPRKLATAESKPSKRPSAGRDVDAPPVEDRIESVIVSAFEFVEGFFDRYGWTASESAPAQAARPVRARKAPGGEEPLVFPAVVFYEGSAELTGDSQSALKLLANELAARPELGILEIQARIDSVGPEAFNYILTQARAAVVRDFLVDEGVPSGRLVARGLGSDAEACDKDSSPIEFVVRR
- the ligA gene encoding NAD-dependent DNA ligase LigA, yielding MTKERLSPTQEADWLRAAIARHDHLYYVQARPEISDSEYDDLFRRLRTLEAEHPELADPSSPTQRIGDALTAGFATVRHPFPLISLDNSYDEADIRAFHKRVADGLEGRSVSYICELKFDGVAVILKYVGGRFVQGATRGDGEQGDDVTLNLRTIRTLPLRVVPARTAAIDPIFYVRGEVYLNKHDFSRYNAERDAVGEKPFANPRNFAAGSLKILDPRVVAQRPLSIVCYGYDNQQPAVDDTHWRSMQRLGSLGFPVSEHVCRVDSIDAVISYWRDWQERRDELPFEIDGVVVKVDRYVDQRTLGSTARAPRWAIAYKFAARRAQTRLIEISLQVGRTGVLTPVAELDPVPLGGVTIRRATLHNFEEIQRLDVRIGDVVTLERGGDVIPKITGVELSERKPQAQPYRIPESCPSCGARLVRDEGMVGVRCPNPSDPEIVKRRIEHFASRGAMDIAGLGSETVNVLVDRGLVADLGDLYGLKPESLLELEGFAEKSAVALVAGIDRSRDRSLPRLVFGLGIRFVGEETARMLATRLGSLDRIAAATEAELTEIPEVGPRVAQAIREYFDSATSRAVLRKLHQAGVAGKSADAVAVSDHLAGKSFVLTGGLSTMTREAAEAAVIAAGGKTSSSVSKKTSYVVAGESPGSKLAKARELGVTVLSEAEFVALLSGE
- the efp gene encoding elongation factor P, with protein sequence MATTADIRKGLTISMEGQLFQVADFQHVKPGKGGAFVRMSLRNLKTGRVIDRTLNSGATLDVVRIDARDMQFLYKESEDYHFMDQESYEQITLSKEMIGDSAKWMKEGIVCRVSFLEESPLSMEVPNFLEVEVIQTAPGAKGDTVAGSGKPAVVDTGTTVMVPFFIDQGDLIRVDTRTSEYLDRIKRG